A stretch of Paludisphaera borealis DNA encodes these proteins:
- a CDS encoding transposase codes for MTTSKSPLRVFQVAYEAASRALPAHRHPFSPKKFTQPQLVACLVLKEFLRLDYRGLAAHLADHVDLRDRIGLKTVPHFTTFQKAAQSLLASAPGRRTFDAVLDRARRDGTLKRRVPLAAVDGTGMESRHVSRYYAKRRYAGDSDPARTYAHYPKVVFVVDCKSHMILSAVPGRGPASDLVQFGRAWTQAVRRARIDTLLADADFDAERIHRAVRSHGVRTIIPPKRGRPTDKPPSGRWRRVMKQRFARLKRKYGQRWQVETVNAMLKRRLGSALRAEASDPVPRDRPPGHYP; via the coding sequence GTGACTACGAGCAAATCACCGCTGCGTGTGTTCCAGGTCGCCTACGAGGCGGCTAGCCGCGCCCTCCCGGCGCACCGCCACCCGTTCAGCCCCAAGAAGTTCACCCAGCCTCAGCTCGTGGCGTGCTTGGTGCTCAAGGAGTTCCTCCGCCTCGACTATCGGGGGCTGGCGGCGCATCTGGCCGACCACGTCGACCTCCGCGACCGGATCGGGCTCAAGACCGTCCCCCACTTCACCACGTTCCAGAAGGCCGCGCAAAGCCTGCTGGCCTCGGCCCCCGGCCGCCGGACGTTCGACGCCGTGCTCGATCGGGCGCGGCGGGACGGGACGCTGAAACGCCGCGTCCCGTTGGCGGCCGTCGACGGCACGGGGATGGAGTCGCGGCACGTCAGCCGCTACTACGCCAAGCGACGCTACGCCGGAGACTCCGACCCCGCCAGGACTTACGCGCACTATCCGAAGGTCGTCTTCGTGGTCGACTGCAAGAGCCATATGATCCTCTCGGCGGTCCCGGGGCGCGGCCCGGCGTCGGACCTGGTGCAGTTCGGCCGGGCCTGGACCCAGGCCGTGCGCCGCGCCCGCATCGACACGCTGCTGGCCGACGCCGACTTCGACGCCGAGCGGATCCACCGGGCCGTGCGATCCCACGGCGTGCGGACGATCATCCCGCCGAAGCGGGGCCGGCCGACCGACAAGCCCCCGTCGGGCCGCTGGCGACGGGTCATGAAACAGCGGTTCGCCCGGCTCAAGCGTAAGTACGGCCAACGATGGCAGGTGGAGACGGTGAACGCGATGCTCAAGCGGCGTCTGGGCTCGGCCCTTCGCGCGGAAGCATCCGACCCAGTGCCGCGAGATCGTCCTCCGGGCCATTACCCATAA
- a CDS encoding ISAs1 family transposase gives MSSTRSKLDEIVESFSTLEDPRSEINRRHPLPSILVIAVLAVLAGAAGPTAIARWAKYKEDLLTGILDLPRGVPDKDVFRRVLMLLKPDAFEAAFNAWIARLRDEAVASTGIDRPIVAIDGKTARRSHDAKNNLGALHVVTAWAGEYGLALGQEACAAKSNEITAIPELLKKIDVRCGIVTIDAMGAQKTIAEEVVRGKADYVLALKRNHESLHHDVVAHIDERLERDLAGAQELTMRERGHGRQDERTYLQLPVPKTLPGRAAWKGLKSIGVVTSRRVKNGEESIEIRYYLSSLAVDVDLFARAVRGYWSVEIPQPEGPRRNNLCAVRRADYHRRRRSVSVGRVERQKHSGPRR, from the coding sequence ATGTCGAGCACGCGCAGCAAGCTGGACGAGATTGTGGAATCCTTCTCCACGCTGGAGGATCCCCGTTCGGAGATCAACCGGCGGCATCCGTTGCCGAGCATCCTGGTGATCGCCGTTCTGGCGGTGCTCGCCGGGGCCGCCGGGCCGACGGCGATCGCCCGCTGGGCGAAGTACAAGGAGGACCTCCTCACGGGGATACTCGACCTGCCGCGCGGCGTCCCCGACAAGGACGTGTTCCGCCGCGTCCTCATGCTGCTGAAGCCCGACGCCTTCGAGGCCGCCTTCAACGCCTGGATCGCGCGGCTCCGCGACGAGGCCGTCGCCTCCACGGGCATCGACCGGCCGATCGTCGCGATCGACGGCAAGACGGCCCGCCGCAGCCATGACGCCAAGAACAACCTCGGCGCGTTGCACGTCGTCACCGCCTGGGCCGGCGAGTACGGCTTGGCCCTGGGCCAGGAGGCCTGCGCCGCGAAATCCAACGAAATCACGGCGATCCCCGAACTCCTCAAGAAGATCGACGTCCGCTGCGGGATCGTCACGATCGACGCGATGGGCGCTCAGAAGACGATCGCCGAGGAGGTGGTCCGCGGCAAGGCCGACTACGTGTTGGCCCTGAAGAGGAACCACGAATCGCTGCACCACGACGTCGTCGCGCACATCGACGAGCGACTCGAACGGGACCTCGCCGGCGCCCAGGAACTGACGATGCGCGAGCGCGGGCACGGCCGCCAGGACGAACGGACGTATCTTCAACTCCCGGTCCCCAAGACGCTGCCCGGCCGAGCGGCGTGGAAGGGGCTGAAGTCGATCGGCGTGGTCACGTCGCGACGGGTGAAGAATGGCGAGGAGTCGATCGAGATCCGCTACTACCTCAGCAGCCTGGCGGTCGACGTCGACCTGTTCGCCCGCGCCGTGCGAGGCTACTGGTCGGTGGAGATCCCCCAGCCAGAAGGCCCACGACGCAACAACTTGTGCGCCGTCAGAAGGGCCGATTACCATCGCCGTAGACGCTCTGTTAGCGTTGGCCGCGTGGAGCGACAGAAGCACTCAGGACCACGGAGGTGA
- a CDS encoding IS4 family transposase: MIDIRKEADALASWPTHDRLRALKRILPRARVEDILARTGQDRSPCSRLPGWFMVWFVVALGLFSRDCYRQVFRWLQPYRPGGVPPRSTFCEARRRLGLAPLRLLAREVVRLLGRPLTPGAFYRDMRLMALDGFTVDLSDTPKNDHAFGRPGGRRAPGAFPQARVLALCEIGSHVLWRWRIRPCHVGEVTMAHRLLGYLQPDMLLLWDRNFLSYKTLTEVQATKAHLLARVKSNWIFEPIRVLPDGSFLARFYASAKDRREDRGGIAVRIIEYTLGDPNRAGSGEVHRLLTTLLDPEPDPAETLIVLYHERWEQELAIDELKTHQRERPVLRSQTPRGVVQELYGLLLGHYVDRVLMQETAKRQQVDPRRLSFTATLKILRCRLPECPRSREGRSRWYQAVLAEIGEEVLPERRNRINPRVIKRKMSNWKKKRPEHRHHPQPTKEFREAIVIRC; encoded by the coding sequence GTGATCGACATCCGCAAGGAGGCCGACGCTCTCGCGTCGTGGCCCACTCACGACCGACTCCGCGCCTTGAAACGTATCCTGCCCCGCGCCCGCGTGGAAGACATCCTCGCTCGGACGGGCCAAGATCGCTCCCCCTGCTCGCGGCTTCCGGGGTGGTTCATGGTCTGGTTCGTCGTCGCTCTGGGGCTGTTCTCCCGCGATTGCTATCGCCAGGTGTTCCGCTGGCTCCAACCCTATCGGCCGGGGGGCGTCCCGCCGCGATCGACCTTCTGCGAGGCCCGCCGCCGTCTGGGGCTCGCTCCGTTGCGGTTGCTGGCCCGCGAGGTCGTCCGCCTCTTGGGACGACCCCTGACCCCGGGGGCGTTCTATCGCGACATGCGGTTGATGGCGTTGGACGGCTTCACCGTCGACCTTTCCGACACGCCCAAGAATGATCATGCCTTCGGACGTCCTGGCGGTCGTCGCGCCCCGGGAGCCTTCCCCCAGGCCCGCGTCCTGGCCCTCTGCGAGATCGGCAGCCACGTGCTCTGGCGGTGGCGGATCAGGCCCTGCCACGTCGGCGAAGTCACGATGGCGCACAGGCTTTTGGGATACCTCCAGCCCGATATGCTTCTGCTCTGGGACCGCAATTTCCTCAGCTACAAGACGCTCACGGAGGTCCAAGCGACCAAGGCCCACCTCCTGGCCCGGGTCAAGTCGAACTGGATCTTCGAGCCGATCCGCGTCCTGCCCGACGGTTCGTTCCTGGCCCGGTTCTACGCCTCGGCCAAGGACCGTCGCGAGGATCGGGGCGGGATCGCGGTTCGGATCATCGAATACACGCTCGGCGATCCGAACCGCGCCGGCTCGGGGGAGGTCCACCGCCTGCTGACGACGCTCCTGGACCCGGAGCCGGACCCGGCGGAGACGCTGATCGTCCTCTACCACGAACGCTGGGAACAAGAGCTGGCGATCGACGAGTTGAAGACCCACCAACGCGAACGCCCGGTCTTGAGGAGCCAGACGCCCCGAGGGGTGGTTCAGGAGTTGTACGGCCTGCTCCTTGGTCATTACGTGGACCGCGTACTGATGCAGGAGACGGCGAAACGCCAGCAGGTCGACCCCCGACGGCTGTCGTTCACGGCGACGCTGAAGATCCTCCGCTGCCGCCTCCCCGAATGCCCGCGATCACGCGAGGGCCGAAGTCGATGGTATCAGGCGGTGCTCGCTGAAATCGGCGAGGAAGTCCTGCCCGAACGCCGCAATCGCATCAACCCCCGGGTCATCAAACGGAAGATGAGCAACTGGAAGAAGAAACGCCCCGAACATCGCCACCACCCTCAGCCAACCAAGGAGTTCCGAGAGGCGATCGTCATCCGCTGTTGA